In the genome of Actinomycetota bacterium, the window CACGGTCGTCGCCGTGGCGCTCCAGCGCGCCGCGGACCACGGCCTGCTTCCACGCCAGCGTCGCGTCGTCGATCCCCGATCCGCGGCCGGTGACCTGCTCGGGTTCGGCGCCGGTCAGCGCCGCGACCAGACACGCCGCCGGCGTGGTGTTGGCGATCCCCATGTCCCCGGTGAGCAGCAGGTCCGCCCCGGCGGCGAGCAGCTCGTCGGCCACCCCGGCTCCGGCCAGGACCGCCCGGGCCGCGTCGTCGCAGCTCATGGCCGGGCCGTCGAGCAGGTCGTCGGTGCCGTCACGGACGCGGGCGGCGCGGAGCAGCGGATGGGAGGCGACCGGCCCCGCCACGCCGACGTCCAGGACGGTGACGCGTGCGCCGACCGTCGCCGCCAGCGCGTTCGCGGCGGTGCGTCCCTGGCAGAACGCCGCCACCATCTGACGGGTCACGTCCCGCGGCCAGGGCGTCACACCCTGGGCGTGCACGCCGTGGTCGC includes:
- the cobT gene encoding nicotinate-nucleotide--dimethylbenzimidazole phosphoribosyltransferase produces the protein RHAALAKPAGSLGGLERLGAQLAAVAGTSPPPVPTDPALVIAVGDHGVHAQGVTPWPRDVTRQMVAAFCQGRTAANALAATVGARVTVLDVGVAGPVASHPLLRAARVRDGTDDLLDGPAMSCDDAARAVLAGAGVADELLAAGADLLLTGDMGIANTTPAACLVAALTGAEPEQVTGRGSGIDDATLAWKQAVVRGALERHGDDRDPLAVLASLGGLEHAALVGVVLTAAAEGVPVILDGISTVAAALVAVALNAAVADCVIAGHRSVEPGAAIALAHLDLVPLLDLQLRLGEGTGALLAVPVVRGAARLLHDVTTLAELREELP